The following are encoded together in the Hippoglossus stenolepis isolate QCI-W04-F060 chromosome 12, HSTE1.2, whole genome shotgun sequence genome:
- the col17a1b gene encoding collagen alpha-1(XVII) chain isoform X2, which produces MDELTGQMDYSGDLSGERVVTETITTTRRLTSLPPKGTGGSNHRNMSSSAGGLGLEKNVLTQNSSGTYFSSSSVGVNTNSYSSSSGVYLGGDSSGGGDGGLGGFLDGDGYGSGGGGGGGGGGGAGSGGGFLVGSVSKVRSSSSGGGRRAHAAGSSGGLSPGFRERTIISSRSGGYDGSSSANSSPEFTRKDYGNYCSSSARGRSESRESAIRARLQSASPTAGRWTELEDVKKLLKGRANSVSPTRSSTASTTLPVPKKASAEAKTVSVATQSVSSAYGSGVRSGAFNTIDASGLYNTSLASGQYDTGVKSGQYDATLLSSHYDTGVKSGQFDSAVKSGHYDVTLKSGQYDTGGKSVQYDSLKSGQYDSGVKMSQYDTSVRSGQYGGSMRSGEYDMLDAVLPSFSWSTATLPSPTAMVVTGNTSSNSYQVGTNNRSGGISPLGPTSPSSLSVYGFQNNLAPAISTVLTTNAANVSANVGGYGVQKNVSTGSGFVSSGVSTVTRSQTDETNRSKFMVSDKENVSAKRDAEGFILAKDSGKQFTSSSSVHVGGGSLSGDSIKKEKFISSYGEAAPMKTEMSNYGSSGVVMKDKATYAEIHKDSGIFGGGGFCCCSDACCSWWKWLLGLLLLSLLLLGLLFGLIALAEDVRKLKNRVASLEAESSVFSGRTSKLSGSSNSINTLALGAGGGDSNTDGTVHLGAGGGGSGTRTRIGIATGAAGTGGEGVNDISINGGGYGGAGSAGGASAGGASAGSATSGARVGSGSGSVSGAGVAGGASGGSAGGGGTSSSGSSSSTGTSFSGGLGTGVSGGHIDAASLQLMIQQMLRAEMQSQTFRAFLASSGQGERGLPGPKGDSGYPGTPGPPGALGHAGPEGPKGQKGISGDHGLEGPPGLRGREGQAGPRGEAGPPGFGTKGAPGDSGVGTAGPKGASGSPGEPGAQGFRGEAGPPGPKGDRGLAGFQGLKGETGEKGVRGMQGDPGLSGMHGPAGEKGSKGSMGQSGQDGAKGSRGDQGPAGPPGLRGLAGPPGDAGLPGVPGLQGPPGIPGNPGQPGTKGETGQPGRIINAAGSSSIGIPGPPGPSGPPGPAGSPGLSGPIGPAGLPGQSGPKGDRGYKGDQGEQGSTVRRTETISSTRADSQFGESGASRSSSLPGPPGPPGPPGRAGDSRQGPPGPPGPPGPTGYGRQGPKGDRGDSGHSSSSGTYYTGPPGPPGHPGPKGSSGSQGPRGFQGEQGQQGVAGTPGRPGSSERVSTYAGGSGISGPPGPPGPPGHPGQQGFKGDTGAPGIPGSSRGSISVTSGPPGPPGPPGPQGQTGSFSSSTEMRQYITDYLSRSRQSSIPGPPGPPGPPGIPGTFSGSMDDISARIIAYIQRSGSGLSIGVQGPPGPPGPPGSGSRVLSVGDLIIMLQRNEVRRYLSGPPGPQGPPGPPGASGASGGLSGSYSAEQVAMYVFNIMNDRGIARGPPGPPGLPGPAGPSSGGSSGFNTLTVDYSALMKNSEFRSWISSAVQQGPPGPPGVQGRSGPPGPQGPSGVSTATVFGAGGHGYSMEDIQRYLQGSGFRGLPGSPGPPGPQGPPGSHSGSVSYTGNFPRESIRAEVQEYLTSDNVRRFITGTPGATGPPGPRGPQGERGEQGYSQSYVQSQSQSYAQGDSRFRTDQTLDYSNVAVRVTDYIRSQGLLKEYLVEGPSRTNVRAIQGPPGPPGPAGPPGYSRVIGSYGNVTADLMEFFRAYGTIPGPPGSIGQQGDRGYPGPKGEKGDPGQPGLAGLPGSYTIQVPHKVQKRDTVNKVRRRRQLRPRLAKSG; this is translated from the exons ATGGACGAGTTAACGGGACAGATGGACTACTCAGGAGACTTGTCAGGAGAAAGGG ttGTGACAGAAACTATAACCACCACTAGGAGACTGACTTCCCTCCCTCCAA AGGGAACCGGCGGATCAAATCACAGGAATATGTCCAGCAGTGCTGGTGGGCTGGGCTTGGAGAAGAATGTCTTAACCCAGAACAGCAGTGGAACTTATTTCTCCTCAT CCTCTGTAGGTGTGAACACCAACAGCTACAGCTCCTCCTCAGGAGTTTACCTGGGGGGAGACTCCTCAGGGGGAGGCGATGGAGGACTGGGGGGTTTCTTGGATGGAGATGGGTACggaagcggaggaggaggaggaggaggaggaggaggaggagcaggaagcgGGGGAGGCTTCCTCGTGGGCTCGGTGTCAAAGGTCAGGTCCAGCTCGTCTGGGGGGGGCCGGAGAGCGCACGCCGCTGGCTCATCTGGAGGCCTGTCGCCAGGTTTCCGAGAGAGGACGATCATAAGCAGCCGCTCGGGAGGTTATGACG GAAGTTCCAGTGCAAATTCCTCCCCAGAATTTACTCGTAAAGACTATGGGAACTACT gcTCCAGCAGCGCAAGAGGGAGGAGCGAAAGCAGAG agaGCGCGATCAGAGCCAGATTACAAAGTGCCTCTCCCACCGCCGGCAGAT GGACGGAACTGGAGGACGTGAAGAAGCTGCTGAAGGGACGCGCCAACAGCGTCAGCCCCACTCGCTCGTCCACTGCCTCCACCACTCTGCCTGTTCCTAAAAAGGCCAGCGCGGAAGCCAAGACCGTCTCTGTGGCCACGCAGTCGG tgaGCTCTGCATATGGCTCTGGTGTGAGATCCGGTGCATTCAACACCATTGATGCTTCAGGCCTGTATAATACAAGTCTGGCATCTGGGCAGTATGATACTGGTGTAAAATCGGGCCAGTACGATGCCACTCTGTTATCAAGCCATTATGACACCGGTGTGAAATCAGGACAGTTTGATTCTGCTGTAAAATCAGGCCATTATGATGTCACTCTGAAATCAGGACAGTACGACACTGGTGGGAAATCAGTCCAGTATGATTCCCTGAAATCAGGACAGTATGATAGTGGTGTAAAAATGAGCCAGTACGACACCAGTGTGAGGTCAGGTCAGTACGGCGGCAGCATGAGATCAGGTGAATATGACATGCTGGACGCTGTCCTTCCATCTTTCTCCTGGTCCACCGCCACACTCCCCTCCCCCACCGCCATGGTGGTCACTGGCAACACCAGCAGCAACTCGTACCAGGTCGGCACCAACAACAGGTCTGGAGGAATCTCGCCGCTCGGCCCCACCTCGCCCTCGTCCCTATCAG TTTACGGCTTTCAGAACAATCTGGCGCCCGCCATCAGCACCGTGCTCACCACCAACGCAGCCAACGTCAGCGCTAACGTTGGAG gttaTGGCGTTCAGAAGAATGTGTCAACTGGGAGCGGATTCGTCAGCTCTGGAGTCTCTACAG tcacTCGATCCCAAACTGATGAAACGAATAGGAGCAAGTTCATGGTCTCTGATAAAGAGAACGTTTCAGCCAAGAGGGACGCAGAGGGGTTCATTCTGGCTAAAGACAGCGGGAAGCAgttcaccagcagcagcagcgttcaTGTCGGAGGAG GGTCACTATCGGGAGATtcaataaagaaagagaagttTATTTCCAGCTACGGTGAGGCGGCTCCAATGAAGACTGAGATGTCCAACT aTGGATCCTCTGGAGTTGTAATGAAAGACAAAGCCACCTATGCAG AGATCCACAAGGACAGCGGCATCTTCGGCGGTGGtggattctgctgctgctccgacGCTTGCTGCTCCTGGTGGAAATGGCTGCTgggccttctcctcctctccctcctcctgctgggacTTCTCTTCGGCCTCATCGCGCTGG CTGAGGACGTGAGGAAGCTGAAGAATCGAGTGGCTTCCCTGGAGGCCGAGTCGTCCGTCTTCTCAGGACGTACCAGTAAGCTGTCAGGCTCTTCCAATTCCATCAACACCTTAGCGCTCGGTGCAGGCGGAGGTGACAGTAACACTGACGGCACAGTACACCTGGGCGCTGGAGGTGGAGGCTCAGGCACCAGAACACGAATTGGAATTGCCACTGGTGCTGCCGGCACTGGAGGTGAAGGTGTCAATGATATCAGTATCAACGGGGGAGGCTATGGTGGTGCCGGAAGTGCCGGTGGGGCCAGTGCTGGTGGGGCCAGTGCCGGCAGTGCTACCAGTGGTGCCCGTGTTGGCAGTGGTAGCGGTAGTGTCAGTGGTGCTGGTGTTGCTGGTGGGGCCAGTGGTGGAAGTGCTGGAGGTGGCGGCACCAGCTCCAGTggcagctccagcagcacag GCACCAGCTTCAGTGGTGGGCTTGGTACTGGTGTGAGTGGAGGACACATTGACGCTGCCTCTCTTCAGCTGATGATCCAGCAGATGCTCAGAGCTGAAATGCAATCACAGACATTCAGAG ctTTTCTGGCATCTTCAGGGCAGGGAGAGCGAGGGCTTCCTGGACCTAAAg GTGATTCTGGTTACCCTGGAACTCCAG gtCCTCCAGGTGCGTTGGGACATGCAGGCCCTGAGGGTCCTAAAGGACAGAAAGGAATCTCAG GTGACCACGGACTGGAGGGGCCACCGGGTCTCAGGGGTCGTGAGGGCCAAGCTGGCCCCAGAGGTGAGGCGGGACCTCCAGGCTTTGGAACGAAAG GGGCTCCTGGAGATTCTGGGGTTGGGACTGCTGGACCAAAAG GTGCATCCGGATCACCAG GTGAACCTGGTGCTCAGGGTTTCCGTGGCGAGGCCGGGCCACCGGGTCCTAAAG GTGACAGAGGGCTCGCTGGATTTCAAGGACTTAAAG gTGAAACTGGTGAGAAAGGTGTCAGAGGCATGCAAG GTGACCCCGGTTTATCAGGAATGCACGGACCAGCTGGAGAGAAAGGATCCAAAGGGTCAATGG GTCAGTCTGGACAAGATGGTGCAAAAGGATCAAGAG GTGACCAAGGACCTGCCGGCCCCCCTGGACTCAGGGGTCTTGCTGGGCCTCCCGGAGACGCTGGACTTCCAG GAGTACCTGGGCTTCAAGGACCACCAG GGATACCAGGAAACCCAGGACAACCTGGAACCAAAG gtgAAACTGGTCAACCAGGCAGAATCATCAATGCAG CTGGTTCCTCTTCTATCGGCATCCCAGGACCACCTGGGCCTTCTGGTCCCCCCGGCCCTGCAGGATCTCCTGGATTATCAG GTCCAATTGGCCCTGCTGGTCTGCCTGGCCAGTCTG GTCCTAAAGGTGACAGAGGATATAAGGGAGACCAGGGAGAACAAGGATCAACTGTGAGAAGGACCGAAACTATAAGTTCAACCAGAGCTGACA GTCAGTTTGGAGAAAGTGGAGCCTCAAGATCTTCTAGCCTACCAGGGCCACCAGGTCCTCCTGGGCCACCTGGACGTGCAG gagATTCGAGACAAGGACCTCCGGGACCACCTGGGCCTCCGGGTCCGACAG gtTATGGAAGACAAGGACctaaaggagacagaggagactcAGGCCATTCGTCCAGCTCTG GGACATATTACACTGGGCCACCAGGACCACCTGGGCATCCTGGACCTAAAGGATCATCAG gttCTCAAGGACCAAGGGGCTTTCAAG GTGAACAAGGACAGCAAGGTGTGGCCGGTACTCCAGGAAGACCAGGAAGCTCCGAGAGAG tGTCGACTTATGCTGGAGGAAGTGGGATCTCTGGACCACCAGGTCCACCAGGGCCTCCTGGACATCCTGGACAGCAAGGATTCAAAG GTGACACTGGAGCTCCTGGAATTCCGGGTTCTTCAAGAG GCTCCATCTCAGTCACTTCAGGCCCTCCTGGTCCTCCAGGTCCTCCTGGTCCTCAAGGCCAGACgggctccttctcctcttcgACTGAGATGCGCCAGTACATCACTGACTATCTGA GTAGAAGCCGGCAGTCCAGTATCCCTGGACCTCCAGGTCCACCTGGGCCTCCAGGAATCCCTGGAACCTTCTCTGGCTCAATGGACGACATCTCAGCTCGTATTATTGCATACATTCAAA GGTCTGGCTCTGGCCTCAGCATCGGAGTTCAGGGTCCTCCAGGACCACCTGGTCCTCCTGGATCTGGCTCTCGAGTCTTATCGGTTGGTGATCTCATTATCATGCTTCAGA GGAACGAAGTGAGGAGATATTTGTCAGGACCACCAGGACCACAGGGACCACCAGGACCACCAGGGGCATCAGGGGCATCAGGTGGACTTTCAGGCAGTTACAGTGCTGAGCAGGTCGCCATGTACGTCTTCAACATCATGAACG ACAGAGGGATTGCTCGAGGTCCACCTGGGCCACCTGGATTACCTGGACCTGCTGGGCCTTCTAGTGGAGGATCATCTGGCTTTAATACCTTGACAGTCGACTATTCTGCACTGATGAAAA ACTCAGAGTTCCGCTCATGGATCAGCTCTGCCGTACAACAAGGTCCTCCTGGACCTCCAGGTGTCCAAGGGCGATCTGGCCCTCCCGGCCCTCAGGGGCCCTCAGGAGTCTCCACCGCCACCGTGTTTGGGGCGGGAGGTCATGGCTACAGCATGGAGGACATTCAGCGCTACCTGCAGG GTTCTGGGTTCAGAGGTCTTCCTGGTTCTCCTGGCCCACCTGGTCCACAGGGTCCACCAGGCAGTCACTCTGGCTCGGTTTCCTACACTGGAAACTTCCCTCGGGAGAGCATCCGCGCTGAAGTTCAGGAGTATCTGACCT ctGACAATGTTCGTCGTTTCATCACCGGAACTCCGGGGGCCACAGGACCTCCAGGTCCAAGGGGACCTCAAGGAGAACGCGGAGAGCAGGGTTACAGCCAAAGCTACGtgcagagccagagccagagctaCGCTCAGGGTGACAGCCGCTTCCGCACTGACCAGACACTGGACTACTCCAACGTTGCTGTGAGAGTTACTGACTACATCAGGA GTCAAGGCCTGTTGAAGGAGTACCTGGTCGAGGGCCCGTCCAGGACGAACGTGAGAGCGATTCAAGGCCCTCCGGGTCCACCTGGCCCCGCCGGACCACCTGGTTACAGCCGCGTCATCGGGTCCTACGGTAACGTCACAGCTGACCTCATGGAATTCTTCAGAG CCTACGGCACCATCCCCGGTCCTCCAGGAAGCATTGGAcaacagggagacagaggataCCCAGGACCCAAAGGAGAGAAGG GTGATCCTGGACAGCCAGGTCTCGCAGGATTACCAGGGTCGTACACGATCCAGGTTCCACACAAAGTGCAGAAGAGGGACACAG TCAATAAAGTGCGGCGTCGTCGCCAGCTGCGTCCTCGTCTGGCAAAGAGTGGCTGA
- the col17a1b gene encoding collagen alpha-1(XVII) chain isoform X4, whose amino-acid sequence MSSSAGGLGLEKNVLTQNSSGTYFSSSSVGVNTNSYSSSSGVYLGGDSSGGGDGGLGGFLDGDGYGSGGGGGGGGGGGAGSGGGFLVGSVSKVRSSSSGGGRRAHAAGSSGGLSPGFRERTIISSRSGGYDGSSSANSSPEFTRKDYGNYCSSSARGRSESRESAIRARLQSASPTAGRWTELEDVKKLLKGRANSVSPTRSSTASTTLPVPKKASAEAKTVSVATQSVSSAYGSGVRSGAFNTIDASGLYNTSLASGQYDTGVKSGQYDATLLSSHYDTGVKSGQFDSAVKSGHYDVTLKSGQYDTGGKSVQYDSLKSGQYDSGVKMSQYDTSVRSGQYGGSMRSGEYDMLDAVLPSFSWSTATLPSPTAMVVTGNTSSNSYQVGTNNRSGGISPLGPTSPSSLSVYGFQNNLAPAISTVLTTNAANVSANVGGYGVQKNVSTGSGFVSSGVSTVTRSQTDETNRSKFMVSDKENVSAKRDAEGFILAKDSGKQFTSSSSVHVGGGSLSGDSIKKEKFISSYGEAAPMKTEMSNYGSSGVVMKDKATYAEIHKDSGIFGGGGFCCCSDACCSWWKWLLGLLLLSLLLLGLLFGLIALAEDVRKLKNRVASLEAESSVFSGRTSKLSGSSNSINTLALGAGGGDSNTDGTVHLGAGGGGSGTRTRIGIATGAAGTGGEGVNDISINGGGYGGAGSAGGASAGGASAGSATSGARVGSGSGSVSGAGVAGGASGGSAGGGGTSSSGSSSSTGTSFSGSSGSTGTSFSGGLGTGVSGGHIDAASLQLMIQQMLRAEMQSQTFRAFLASSGQGERGLPGPKGDSGYPGTPGPPGALGHAGPEGPKGQKGISGDHGLEGPPGLRGREGQAGPRGEAGPPGFGTKGAPGDSGVGTAGPKGASGSPGEPGAQGFRGEAGPPGPKGDRGLAGFQGLKGETGEKGVRGMQGDPGLSGMHGPAGEKGSKGSMGQSGQDGAKGSRGDQGPAGPPGLRGLAGPPGDAGLPGVPGLQGPPGIPGNPGQPGTKGETGQPGRIINAAGSSSIGIPGPPGPSGPPGPAGSPGLSGPIGPAGLPGQSGPKGDRGYKGDQGEQGSTVRRTETISSTRADSQFGESGASRSSSLPGPPGPPGPPGRAGDSRQGPPGPPGPPGPTGYGRQGPKGDRGDSGHSSSSGTYYTGPPGPPGHPGPKGSSGSQGPRGFQGEQGQQGVAGTPGRPGSSERVSTYAGGSGISGPPGPPGPPGHPGQQGFKGDTGAPGIPGSSRGSISVTSGPPGPPGPPGPQGQTGSFSSSTEMRQYITDYLSRSRQSSIPGPPGPPGPPGIPGTFSGSMDDISARIIAYIQRSGSGLSIGVQGPPGPPGPPGSGSRVLSVGDLIIMLQRNEVRRYLSGPPGPQGPPGPPGASGASGGLSGSYSAEQVAMYVFNIMNDRGIARGPPGPPGLPGPAGPSSGGSSGFNTLTVDYSALMKNSEFRSWISSAVQQGPPGPPGVQGRSGPPGPQGPSGVSTATVFGAGGHGYSMEDIQRYLQGSGFRGLPGSPGPPGPQGPPGSHSGSVSYTGNFPRESIRAEVQEYLTSDNVRRFITGTPGATGPPGPRGPQGERGEQGYSQSYVQSQSQSYAQGDSRFRTDQTLDYSNVAVRVTDYIRSQGLLKEYLVEGPSRTNVRAIQGPPGPPGPAGPPGYSRVIGSYGNVTADLMEFFRAYGTIPGPPGSIGQQGDRGYPGPKGEKGDPGQPGLAGLPGSYTIQVPHKVQKRDTVNKVRRRRQLRPRLAKSG is encoded by the exons ATGTCCAGCAGTGCTGGTGGGCTGGGCTTGGAGAAGAATGTCTTAACCCAGAACAGCAGTGGAACTTATTTCTCCTCAT CCTCTGTAGGTGTGAACACCAACAGCTACAGCTCCTCCTCAGGAGTTTACCTGGGGGGAGACTCCTCAGGGGGAGGCGATGGAGGACTGGGGGGTTTCTTGGATGGAGATGGGTACggaagcggaggaggaggaggaggaggaggaggaggaggagcaggaagcgGGGGAGGCTTCCTCGTGGGCTCGGTGTCAAAGGTCAGGTCCAGCTCGTCTGGGGGGGGCCGGAGAGCGCACGCCGCTGGCTCATCTGGAGGCCTGTCGCCAGGTTTCCGAGAGAGGACGATCATAAGCAGCCGCTCGGGAGGTTATGACG GAAGTTCCAGTGCAAATTCCTCCCCAGAATTTACTCGTAAAGACTATGGGAACTACT gcTCCAGCAGCGCAAGAGGGAGGAGCGAAAGCAGAG agaGCGCGATCAGAGCCAGATTACAAAGTGCCTCTCCCACCGCCGGCAGAT GGACGGAACTGGAGGACGTGAAGAAGCTGCTGAAGGGACGCGCCAACAGCGTCAGCCCCACTCGCTCGTCCACTGCCTCCACCACTCTGCCTGTTCCTAAAAAGGCCAGCGCGGAAGCCAAGACCGTCTCTGTGGCCACGCAGTCGG tgaGCTCTGCATATGGCTCTGGTGTGAGATCCGGTGCATTCAACACCATTGATGCTTCAGGCCTGTATAATACAAGTCTGGCATCTGGGCAGTATGATACTGGTGTAAAATCGGGCCAGTACGATGCCACTCTGTTATCAAGCCATTATGACACCGGTGTGAAATCAGGACAGTTTGATTCTGCTGTAAAATCAGGCCATTATGATGTCACTCTGAAATCAGGACAGTACGACACTGGTGGGAAATCAGTCCAGTATGATTCCCTGAAATCAGGACAGTATGATAGTGGTGTAAAAATGAGCCAGTACGACACCAGTGTGAGGTCAGGTCAGTACGGCGGCAGCATGAGATCAGGTGAATATGACATGCTGGACGCTGTCCTTCCATCTTTCTCCTGGTCCACCGCCACACTCCCCTCCCCCACCGCCATGGTGGTCACTGGCAACACCAGCAGCAACTCGTACCAGGTCGGCACCAACAACAGGTCTGGAGGAATCTCGCCGCTCGGCCCCACCTCGCCCTCGTCCCTATCAG TTTACGGCTTTCAGAACAATCTGGCGCCCGCCATCAGCACCGTGCTCACCACCAACGCAGCCAACGTCAGCGCTAACGTTGGAG gttaTGGCGTTCAGAAGAATGTGTCAACTGGGAGCGGATTCGTCAGCTCTGGAGTCTCTACAG tcacTCGATCCCAAACTGATGAAACGAATAGGAGCAAGTTCATGGTCTCTGATAAAGAGAACGTTTCAGCCAAGAGGGACGCAGAGGGGTTCATTCTGGCTAAAGACAGCGGGAAGCAgttcaccagcagcagcagcgttcaTGTCGGAGGAG GGTCACTATCGGGAGATtcaataaagaaagagaagttTATTTCCAGCTACGGTGAGGCGGCTCCAATGAAGACTGAGATGTCCAACT aTGGATCCTCTGGAGTTGTAATGAAAGACAAAGCCACCTATGCAG AGATCCACAAGGACAGCGGCATCTTCGGCGGTGGtggattctgctgctgctccgacGCTTGCTGCTCCTGGTGGAAATGGCTGCTgggccttctcctcctctccctcctcctgctgggacTTCTCTTCGGCCTCATCGCGCTGG CTGAGGACGTGAGGAAGCTGAAGAATCGAGTGGCTTCCCTGGAGGCCGAGTCGTCCGTCTTCTCAGGACGTACCAGTAAGCTGTCAGGCTCTTCCAATTCCATCAACACCTTAGCGCTCGGTGCAGGCGGAGGTGACAGTAACACTGACGGCACAGTACACCTGGGCGCTGGAGGTGGAGGCTCAGGCACCAGAACACGAATTGGAATTGCCACTGGTGCTGCCGGCACTGGAGGTGAAGGTGTCAATGATATCAGTATCAACGGGGGAGGCTATGGTGGTGCCGGAAGTGCCGGTGGGGCCAGTGCTGGTGGGGCCAGTGCCGGCAGTGCTACCAGTGGTGCCCGTGTTGGCAGTGGTAGCGGTAGTGTCAGTGGTGCTGGTGTTGCTGGTGGGGCCAGTGGTGGAAGTGCTGGAGGTGGCGGCACCAGCTCCAGTggcagctccagcagcacagGCACCAGCTTCAGTGGCAGCTCCGGCAGCACAGGCACCAGCTTCAGTGGTGGGCTTGGTACTGGTGTGAGTGGAGGACACATTGACGCTGCCTCTCTTCAGCTGATGATCCAGCAGATGCTCAGAGCTGAAATGCAATCACAGACATTCAGAG ctTTTCTGGCATCTTCAGGGCAGGGAGAGCGAGGGCTTCCTGGACCTAAAg GTGATTCTGGTTACCCTGGAACTCCAG gtCCTCCAGGTGCGTTGGGACATGCAGGCCCTGAGGGTCCTAAAGGACAGAAAGGAATCTCAG GTGACCACGGACTGGAGGGGCCACCGGGTCTCAGGGGTCGTGAGGGCCAAGCTGGCCCCAGAGGTGAGGCGGGACCTCCAGGCTTTGGAACGAAAG GGGCTCCTGGAGATTCTGGGGTTGGGACTGCTGGACCAAAAG GTGCATCCGGATCACCAG GTGAACCTGGTGCTCAGGGTTTCCGTGGCGAGGCCGGGCCACCGGGTCCTAAAG GTGACAGAGGGCTCGCTGGATTTCAAGGACTTAAAG gTGAAACTGGTGAGAAAGGTGTCAGAGGCATGCAAG GTGACCCCGGTTTATCAGGAATGCACGGACCAGCTGGAGAGAAAGGATCCAAAGGGTCAATGG GTCAGTCTGGACAAGATGGTGCAAAAGGATCAAGAG GTGACCAAGGACCTGCCGGCCCCCCTGGACTCAGGGGTCTTGCTGGGCCTCCCGGAGACGCTGGACTTCCAG GAGTACCTGGGCTTCAAGGACCACCAG GGATACCAGGAAACCCAGGACAACCTGGAACCAAAG gtgAAACTGGTCAACCAGGCAGAATCATCAATGCAG CTGGTTCCTCTTCTATCGGCATCCCAGGACCACCTGGGCCTTCTGGTCCCCCCGGCCCTGCAGGATCTCCTGGATTATCAG GTCCAATTGGCCCTGCTGGTCTGCCTGGCCAGTCTG GTCCTAAAGGTGACAGAGGATATAAGGGAGACCAGGGAGAACAAGGATCAACTGTGAGAAGGACCGAAACTATAAGTTCAACCAGAGCTGACA GTCAGTTTGGAGAAAGTGGAGCCTCAAGATCTTCTAGCCTACCAGGGCCACCAGGTCCTCCTGGGCCACCTGGACGTGCAG gagATTCGAGACAAGGACCTCCGGGACCACCTGGGCCTCCGGGTCCGACAG gtTATGGAAGACAAGGACctaaaggagacagaggagactcAGGCCATTCGTCCAGCTCTG GGACATATTACACTGGGCCACCAGGACCACCTGGGCATCCTGGACCTAAAGGATCATCAG gttCTCAAGGACCAAGGGGCTTTCAAG GTGAACAAGGACAGCAAGGTGTGGCCGGTACTCCAGGAAGACCAGGAAGCTCCGAGAGAG tGTCGACTTATGCTGGAGGAAGTGGGATCTCTGGACCACCAGGTCCACCAGGGCCTCCTGGACATCCTGGACAGCAAGGATTCAAAG GTGACACTGGAGCTCCTGGAATTCCGGGTTCTTCAAGAG GCTCCATCTCAGTCACTTCAGGCCCTCCTGGTCCTCCAGGTCCTCCTGGTCCTCAAGGCCAGACgggctccttctcctcttcgACTGAGATGCGCCAGTACATCACTGACTATCTGA GTAGAAGCCGGCAGTCCAGTATCCCTGGACCTCCAGGTCCACCTGGGCCTCCAGGAATCCCTGGAACCTTCTCTGGCTCAATGGACGACATCTCAGCTCGTATTATTGCATACATTCAAA GGTCTGGCTCTGGCCTCAGCATCGGAGTTCAGGGTCCTCCAGGACCACCTGGTCCTCCTGGATCTGGCTCTCGAGTCTTATCGGTTGGTGATCTCATTATCATGCTTCAGA GGAACGAAGTGAGGAGATATTTGTCAGGACCACCAGGACCACAGGGACCACCAGGACCACCAGGGGCATCAGGGGCATCAGGTGGACTTTCAGGCAGTTACAGTGCTGAGCAGGTCGCCATGTACGTCTTCAACATCATGAACG ACAGAGGGATTGCTCGAGGTCCACCTGGGCCACCTGGATTACCTGGACCTGCTGGGCCTTCTAGTGGAGGATCATCTGGCTTTAATACCTTGACAGTCGACTATTCTGCACTGATGAAAA ACTCAGAGTTCCGCTCATGGATCAGCTCTGCCGTACAACAAGGTCCTCCTGGACCTCCAGGTGTCCAAGGGCGATCTGGCCCTCCCGGCCCTCAGGGGCCCTCAGGAGTCTCCACCGCCACCGTGTTTGGGGCGGGAGGTCATGGCTACAGCATGGAGGACATTCAGCGCTACCTGCAGG GTTCTGGGTTCAGAGGTCTTCCTGGTTCTCCTGGCCCACCTGGTCCACAGGGTCCACCAGGCAGTCACTCTGGCTCGGTTTCCTACACTGGAAACTTCCCTCGGGAGAGCATCCGCGCTGAAGTTCAGGAGTATCTGACCT ctGACAATGTTCGTCGTTTCATCACCGGAACTCCGGGGGCCACAGGACCTCCAGGTCCAAGGGGACCTCAAGGAGAACGCGGAGAGCAGGGTTACAGCCAAAGCTACGtgcagagccagagccagagctaCGCTCAGGGTGACAGCCGCTTCCGCACTGACCAGACACTGGACTACTCCAACGTTGCTGTGAGAGTTACTGACTACATCAGGA GTCAAGGCCTGTTGAAGGAGTACCTGGTCGAGGGCCCGTCCAGGACGAACGTGAGAGCGATTCAAGGCCCTCCGGGTCCACCTGGCCCCGCCGGACCACCTGGTTACAGCCGCGTCATCGGGTCCTACGGTAACGTCACAGCTGACCTCATGGAATTCTTCAGAG CCTACGGCACCATCCCCGGTCCTCCAGGAAGCATTGGAcaacagggagacagaggataCCCAGGACCCAAAGGAGAGAAGG GTGATCCTGGACAGCCAGGTCTCGCAGGATTACCAGGGTCGTACACGATCCAGGTTCCACACAAAGTGCAGAAGAGGGACACAG TCAATAAAGTGCGGCGTCGTCGCCAGCTGCGTCCTCGTCTGGCAAAGAGTGGCTGA